A portion of the Glycine max cultivar Williams 82 chromosome 10, Glycine_max_v4.0, whole genome shotgun sequence genome contains these proteins:
- the LOC100779163 gene encoding mitochondrial import inner membrane translocase subunit TIM23-1, giving the protein MADSSSNSKDHHNTRVYHPYQDLNVPIQKLYNLPTAPEHLFPEEAARTHRSWGDNLQYYTGSGYLAGALIGAARGTVQGLREAESGDSLKIRLNRVLNSGGHAGRRLGNSLGVVGLIFAGLESGMTYLRGTDDLVNSAVAGLGTGTLFRAAAGPRSAAIAGAIGGIAAAAAVSGKQALKRYVPI; this is encoded by the coding sequence ATGGCGGATTCTTCAAGCAACTCAAAGGATCACCACAACACGCGCGTCTACCACCCTTACCAGGACCTCAACGTCCCCATCCAGAAGCTCTACAACCTCCCCACCGCGCCGGAGCACCTCTTCCCGGAAGAAGCCGCCAGGACCCACCGCTCCTGGGGCGACAACCTCCAATACTACACTGGCTCCGGCTACCTCGCCGGTGCCTTGATCGGAGCCGCCAGGGGCACCGTCCAGGGCCTCCGTGAGGCTGAGTCCGGCGACTCCCTCAAAATCCGACTCAACCGAGTCCTCAACTCGGGGGGCCACGCGGGTCGCAGACTCGGGAACTCGCTCGGCGTGGTGGGCCTCATCTTCGCGGGACTCGAGAGTGGGATGACCTACTTAAGGGGCACCGATGACCTCGTCAACAGCGCCGTCGCCGGACTCGGCACCGGAACGCTCTTTAGGGCCGCCGCCGGACCCCGATCCGCCGCTATTGCCGGCGCCATCGGCGGGatcgccgccgccgccgcggTTTCCGGGAAGCAAGCTTTGAAAAGATACGTTCCGATCTAG
- the LOC100778625 gene encoding protein NDL2 has product MGESSDSVSIDIDLIPLGGKECTVKTSKGSVSVLVCGDQEKPALITYPDLALNYVSCFQGLLFCPEAASLLLHNFCIYHIDAPGHELGADVISSDEPLLCVDDLADQIAEVLDFFGLREVLCLGVTAGAYVLTLFAMKYKERVLGLILVSPICKSPSWTEWLYNKVLMNLIYFYGMCGVLKECLLQRYFSKELRCSVQGAESDIILTCRRLLDERQSLNVMRFLQAINVRHDLTEGLKDLQCRTLIFAGESSPFHAESVYMSTKMNHKICALVEVQACGSLVTEEHPNSMISPLEGFLMGFGYHRQTHAASSSSNCSNPASPTSHYSCIAPELLSPESLGIKLKPIRTRVDVQF; this is encoded by the exons ATGGGCGAGTCAAGCGACTCTGTCTCCATTGACATTGATTTGATTCCTTTGGGAGGAAAG GAATGCACGGTTAAAACTAGTAAAGGTTCCGTGTCTGTGCTTGTTTGTGGGGATCAAGAAAAACCCGCTCTAATAACCTACCCAGACCTGGCTCTCAATT ATGTGTCTTGTTTCCAGGGTCTTTTATTCTGCCCAGAGGCAGCTTCTTTGTTGCTTCATAACTTCTGCATTTATCACATTGATGCTCCGGGGCATGAG TTGGGAGCTGATGTCATTTCTTCAGATGAACCATTGCTCTGCGTGGATGACCTTGCTGACCAGATTGCAGAAGTGCTTGATTTCTTTGG GCTAAGGGAGGTTCTGTGCTTGGGTGTAACAGCTGGTGCTTATGTCCTCACTCTATTTGCT ATGAAATACAAAGAACGAGTGCTTGGATTGATTCTTGTTTCACCTATTTGCAAATCTCCTTCATGGACTGAATGGCTTTACAACAAG GTCTTGATGAATTTAATATACTTCTATGGTATGTGCGGTGTACTGAAGGAATGTCTTCTGCAGCGTTACTTCAGTAAG GAACTTAGGTGCAGTGTTCAGGGAGCAGAATCAGATATAATACTAACGTGCCGAAGG CTTCTGGATGAAAGGCAAAGTTTGAATGTCATGCGATTTCTCCAAGCTATTAATGT AAGGCACGATCTCACTGAGGGTCTGAAGGACTTGCAATGTAGAACACTTATATTTGCAGGTGAGAGTAGTCCATTCCATGCTGAATCTGTGTACATGAGCACAAAAATGAACCACAAAATCTGCGCACTTGTTGAG GTTCAGGCTTGTGGCTCACTAGTAACAGAAGAGCACCCAAATTCCATGATATCACCACTTGAGGGTTTCTTAATGGGTTTTGGCTACCACAGACAAACACATGCTGCTTCCTCATCAAGCAATTGTTCAAATCCCGCAAGCCCCACTAGCCATTATTCATGCATAGCACCAGAACTGCTCTCCCCAGAGAGTTTAGGAATTAAGCTCAAGCCCATCAGAACCCGTGTTGATGTTCAATTCTAA